A single window of Nomascus leucogenys isolate Asia chromosome 18, Asia_NLE_v1, whole genome shotgun sequence DNA harbors:
- the PPL gene encoding periplakin: MNSLFRKRNKGKYSPTVQTRSISNKELSELIEQLQKNADQVEKNIVDTEAKLQSDLARLQEGRQPEHRDVTLQKVLDSEKLLYVLEADAAIAKHMKHPQGDMIAEDIRQLKERVTNLRGKHRQIYSLAVKEVDPQVNWAALVEEKLDKLSSQSFGTDLPLVDHQVEEHNIFHNEVKAIGPHLAKDGDKEQNSELRAKHQKLLAASQARQQHLSSLQDYMQRCTNELYWLDQQAKGRMQYDWSDRNLDYPSRRRQYENFINRNLEAKEERINKLHSEGDQLLAAEHPGRNSIEAHMEAVHADWKEYLNLLICEESHLKYMEDYHQFHKDMKDAQELLRKVDSDLNQKYGPDFKDRYQIELLLRELDDQEKVLDKYEDVVRGLQKRGQQVVPLKYRRETPLKPIPVEALCDFEGEQGLISRGYSYTLQKNNGESWELMDSAGNKLIAPAVCFVIPPTDPEALALADSLGSQYQSVRQKAAGSKRRLQQRYEVLKTENPGDASDLQGRQVLAGLDKVASDLDRQEKAITGILRPPLEQGRAVQDSAERAKDLKNITNELLQIEPEKTRSTAEGEAFIQALPGSGTTPLLRTRVEDTNRKYERLVQLLDLAQEKVDVANRLEKSLQQGWELLATHENHLNQDDTVPESSHILDSKGQELAAMASELQAQKSLLGEVERNLQAAKQCSSTLASRFQEHCPDLERQEAEVHKLGQRFDNLSQQVERRAQSLQSAKVAYEDFRHGHDHVLQFLASIPSYEPQETDSLSQMETKLKNQKNLLDDIASREQEVQKICANSQQYQQAVKDYELEAEKLRSLLDLENGRSSHVSKRARLQSPAAKVKEEEAALAAKFTEVYAINRQRLQNLEFALNLLRQQPEVEVTYETLQRNRPASGVEEAWKIRKELDEETERRQQLENEVTSTQEEIRTLRNQGPQESVVRKEVLKKVPDPMLEESFQQLQRTLAEEQHKNQLLQEELEALHLQLHALEQETRDGGQEYVVKEVLRIEPDRAQADEVLQLREELEALRRQKGAREAEVLLLQQHVAALAEEKSRAQEKVTEKEVVKLQNDPQLEAEYQQLQEDHQHQGQLREKQEEELSFLQDKLKRLEKERAMAEGKITVKEVLKVEKDAATEREVSDLTRQYEDEAAKARASQREKTELLRKIWALEEENAKVVVQEKVREIVRPDPKVESEVANLRLELVEQERKYRGAEEQLRSYQSELEALRRRGPQVEVKEVTKEVIKYKTDPEMEKELQRLREEIVDKTRLIERCDLEIYQLKKEIQALKDTKPQVQTKEVVQEILQFQEDPQTKEEVASLRAKLSEEQKKQVDLERERASQEEQIARKEEELSRVKERVVQQEVVRYEEEPGLRAEVSAFAESIDMELRQIDKLRAELRRLQRRRTELERQLEELERERQARREAEREVQRLQQRLAALEQEEAEAREKVTRKQKVVLQQDPQQAREHALLRLQLEEEQHRRQLLEGELETLRRKLATLEKADVKEKVVLSESVQVEKGDTEQEIQRLRSSLEEESRSKRELDVEVSRLEARLSELEFHNSKSSKELDFLREENHKLQLERQNLQLETRRLQSEIDMAATETRDLRNMTVADSGTNHDSRLWSLERELDDLKRLSKDKDLEIDELQKRLGSVAVKREQRENHLRRSIVVIHPDTGRELSPEEAHRAGLIDWNMFVKLRSQECDWEEISVKGPNGESSVIHDRKSGKKFSIEEALQSGRLTPAQYDRYVNKDMSIQELAVLVSGQK; encoded by the exons CATCTCTAACAAGGAGCTCTCGGAGCTGATCGAGCAGCTGCAGAAGAATGCCGACCAGGTGGAAAAGAACATCGTGGACACAGAGGCCAAGTTGCAGAGT GATCTGGCTCGGCTGCAGGAGGGTCGGCAGCCTGAGCACCGGGACGTGACCCTGCAGAAGGTGTTGGACTCTGAGAAGCTACTCTATGTGCTAGAGGCGGATGCGGCCATTGCCAAACACATGAAGCACCCACAGGGGGACATGATCGCCGAGGA TATCCGCCAGCTGAAGGAGCGTGTGACCAACCTGCGTGGGAAACACAGGCAGATCTACAGCCTGGCAGTGAAGGAAGTGGATCCACAGGTCAACTGGGCAGCACTGGTGGAGGAGAAGCTG GACAAGCTGAGCAGCCAGAGCTTTGGGACTGACCTGCCGCTGGTGGACCACCAAGTGGAGGAGCATAACATCTTCCACAACGAGGTCAAGGCCATCGGGCCCCACCTGGCCAAGGACGGGGACAAG GAGCAGAACAGCGAACTCCGGGCCAAGCACCAGAAGCTGCTG GCAGCATCACAGGCCCGGCAGCAGCACCTGAGTTCGCTGCAGGACTACATGCAGCGCTGCACCAATGAGCTGTACTGGCTGGACCAGCAGGCCAAGGGCCGCATGCAGTACGACTGGAGTGACCGCAACCTCGACTACCCCAGCCGCCGGCGCCAGTATGAG AATTTCATCAACCGGAACCTGGAGGCCAAAGAGGAGAGAATCAACAAACTGCACAGTGAGGGCGACCAGCTGCTGGCGGCCGAGCACCCCGGGAGGAACTCCATTGAG GCGCACATGGAGGCTGTGCACGCAGACTGGAAGGAGTACCTGAACCTGCTCATCTGTGAGGAGAGCCACCTCAAGTACATGGAGGACTACCACCAG TTTCACAAAGACATGAAGGACGCTCAGGAGCTGCTGCGCAAGGTGGACTCGGACCTGAACCAGAAATACGGCCCTGACTTCAAGGACCGGTACCAGATTGAGCTCTTGCTGCGGGAGCTGGAT GACCAGGAGAAGGTGCTGGACAAGTATGAGGACGTGGTGCGGGGGCTGCAGAAGCGAGGCCAGCAGGTGGTGCCCCTCAAGTACCGCCGGGAGACTCCGCTCAAGCCCATCCCGGTGGAAGCACTCTGTGACTTTGAGGGGGAGCAG GGCCTGATCTCGCGGGGCTACAGCTACACCCTGCAGAAGAACAACGGGGAGAGCTGGGAGCTCATGGACAGCGCTGGGAACAAGCTGATTGCTCCTGCCGTCTGTTTTGTGATCCCCCCCACAGACCCTGAGGCCCTGGCTCTGGCTGACAG CCTGGGCAGCCAGTACCAGAGTGTGCGGCAGAAGGCAGCTGGGAGCAAACGCAGGCTGCAGCAGCGGTATGAGGTGCTGAAGACCGAGAATCCCGGAG aTGCCTCTGACCTACAGGGGCGGCAGGTGCTTGCTGGCTTGGACAAGGTGGCCAGCGACCTGGACCGGCAGGAGAAGGCCATCACAGGGATCCTGCGGCCACCGCTGGAGCAAGGCCGGGCTGTGCAGGACAGTGCTGAGCGGGCCAAGGACCTCAAG AACATCACCAACGAGCTACTGCAGATTGAGCCTGAGAAGACGCGGAGCACAGCTGAGGGCGAAGCCTTCATCCAGGCCCTCCCAGGCAGTGGCACCACACCCCTGCTGAGGACCCGGGTGGAGGACACCAACCGGAAATACGAGCGCCTCGTGCAGCTGCTGGACTTGGCCCAGGAGAA GGTTGATGTGGCCAACCGCCTGGAGAAGAGCCTGCAGCAGGGCTGGGAGTTGCTGGCCACTCACGAGAACCATCTGAATCAGGATGACACAGTGCCTGAGAGCAGCCATATCCTGGACAGCAAGGGGCAGGAGTTGGCA GCCATGGCCTCTGAGTTACAGGCCCAGAAGTCCCTCCTGGGTGAGGTGGAGCGGAACTTGCAGGCGGCCAAGCAGTGCTCGAGCACACTGGCCAGCCGCTTCCAGGAGCACTGCCCAGACCTGGAGCgccaggaggccgaggtgcacAAGCTGGGCCAGCGTTTTGACAACCTGAGCCAGCAGGTGGAGCGCAG GGCGCAGAGCCTACAGAGCGCCAAGGTGGCCTACGAGGACTTCCGCCACGGCCATGACCACGTGCTGCAGTTCCTAGCCAGCATCCCCAGTTACGAGCCCCAGGAGACAGACAGCCTCAGCCAGATGGAGACCAAGCTGAAGAACCAGAAG AACCTGCTAGATGACATAGCAAGTAGGGAGCAGGAAGTACAGAAGATCTGTGCCAATTCCCAGCAGTACCAGCAAGCTGTAAAG GACTATGAGTTAGAAGCAGAAAAACTAAGGTCTCTTCTCGACTTGGAGAATGGAAGGAGCAGCCACGTGAGCAAGAGAGCCAGGCTCCAATCTCCTGCTGCCAAAGTGAAGGAAGAG GAAGCAGCACTTGCCGCCAAGTTCACTGAAGTTTATGCCATCAACAGACAGAGGCTGCAGAATCTGGAGTTTGCTCTGAATCTCCTGAGACAG CAGCCAGAAGTAGAAGTGACCTATGAGACCCTGCAAAGGAACAGGCCGGCCTCTGGAGTGGAGGAGGCGTGGAAGATCAGGAAGGAACTGGATGAGGAGACTGAGCGGAGGCAGCAGCTGGAGAACGAGGTCACGAGCACCCAAGAAGAAATCCGGACCTTGAGGAATCAGGGGCCTCAGGAATCGGTGGTGAGGAAAGAGGTGCTCAAGAAGGTGCCGGATCCTATGCTGGAGGAGAGCTTCCAGCAGCTGCAGCGGACGCTGGCAGAGGAGCAGCACAAGAACCAGCTGCTGCAGGAGGAGCTGGAGGCACTGCACCTGCAGCTGCATGCCCTGGAGCAGGAGACCAGGGATGGGGGGCAGGAGTACGTGGTCAAGGAGGTCCTGCGCATCGAGCCTGACAGGGCCCAGGCAGATGAGGTCTTGCAGCTGCGGGAGGAGCTGGAGGCACTGAGGCGGCAGAAGGgcgcccgggaggcagaggtgctcctTCTGCAGCAGCATGTGGCCGCCCTAGCTGAGGAGAAGAGCCGGGCGCAGGAGAAGGTCACGGAGAAAGAGGTGGTGAAACTGCAGAATGACCCCCAGCTGGAGGCAGAGTACCAGCAGCTGCAGGAGGACCACCAGCACCAGGGCCAGCTcagggagaagcaggaggaggagctgaGCTTCCTCCAGGACAAGCTCAAGAGGCTAGAGAAGGAGCGGGCCATGGCCGAGGGCAAGATCACCGTCAAGGAGGTGCTCAAAGTGGAGAAGGACGCGGCCACCGAGAGGGAGGTCAGCGATCTCACCCGCCAATACGAGGACGAGGCTGCCAAGGCTCGCGCTAGCCAGAGGGAGAAGACGGAGCTGCTCCGGAAGATATGGGCCTTGGAGGAGGAGAACGCCAAAGTGGTGGTGCAGGAGAAGGTGCGGGAGATCGTGCGGCCAGACCCCAAGGTGGAGAGTGAAGTGGCGAACCTCCGCCTGGAGCTtgtggagcaggagagaaagtACCGGGGTGCCGAGGAGCAGCTCCGGAGCTACCAGAGCGAACTGGAGGCCCTCAGGAGGCGAGGCCCCCAGGTGGAAGTCAAAGAGGTGACTAAGGAAGTCATTAAGTACAAGACTGACCCCGAGATGGAGAAGGAGCTTCAGCGGCTCAGGGAGGAGATCGTGGACAAGACCAGACTGATCGAAAGGTGTGATTTAGAGATCTACCAGCTGAAAAAGGAAATCCAGGCCCTGAAAGACACCAAACCCCAGGTCCAGACCAAAGAGGTAGTCCAGGAGATCCTCCAATTCCAAGAAGATCCTCAAACCAAGGAGGAGGTAGCGTCTCTGAGGGCAAAGCTCTCAGAGGAGCAGAAGAAGCAAGTGGATCTGGAGAGGGAGAGAGCTTCCCAGGAAGAGCAGATCGCCCGGAAAGAGGAGGAGCTCTCGCGGGTGAAGGAAAGGGTGGTGCAGCAGGAGGTGGTCAGGTATGAGGAGGAGCCAGGCCTGCGGGCCGAGGTGAGCGCTTTCGCCGAGAGCATCGACATGGAGCTGCGGCAGATTGACAAGCTGCGGGCAGAGCTGCGGCGGCTGCAGCGCCGGCGCACTGAGCTTGAACGGCAGCTGGAGGAGCTGGAGCGGGAGCGGCAGGCCCGCAGGGAGGCCGAGCGTGAGGTGCAGCGGTTGCAGCAGCGGCTGGCAGCACTGGAgcaggaagaagctgaggcccGTGAGAAGGTAACCCGCAAGCAGAAGGTGGTGCTGCAGCAGGACCCGCAGCAGGCGCGAGAGCATGCCCTGCTCCGACTCCAGCTGGAAGAAGAGCAGCACCGGCGGCAGCTCCTGGAGGGTGAGCTTGAGACCCTCCGGAGGAAACTGGCTACACTGGAGAAGGCGGATGTCAAGGAGAAGGTGGTGCTCTCCGAGAGTGTCCAGGTGGAGAAGGGCGACACCGAGCAAGAGATCCAGAGGCTCAGGAGCAGCCTGGAGGAGGAGAGTCGCAGCAAGCGCGAGCTGGACGTCGAGGTGAGCCGGCTGGAAGCCAGGCTTTCGGAGCTGGAATTCCATAACTCCAAGTCATCCAAGGAACTAGACTTTCTAAGGGAAGAGAACCACAAATTACAGCTGGAGAGGCAAAACCTGCAGCTGGAGACGCGAAGGCTCCAATCAGAAATTGACATGGCAGCGACAGAAACACGAGACCTGCGGAACATGACCGTGGCGGACTCTGGGACCAACCATGACTCCAGACTGTGGTCCCTGGAGAGGGAACTGGATGACCTCAAGAGGCTCTCCAAGGACAAAGACCTCGAGATCGACGAGCTGCAGAAGCGCCTGGGCTCCGTGGCCGTCAAGCGGGAGCAGCGGGAGAACCACCTGCGGCGCTCCATCGTAGTCATCCACCCCGACACCGGCCGCGAGCTGTCCCCGGAGGAAGCCCACCGTGCCGGGCTCATCGACTGGAACATGTTCGTGAAACTCAGAAGCCAGGAGTGCGACTGGGAGGAGATCTCAGTGAAGGGTCCCAATGGGGAGTCCTCAGTGATACACGACAGGAAGTCTGGCAAGAAGTTCTCCATCGAAGAGGCCCTGCAGAGTGGCAGGCTGACCCCTGCTCAGTACGACCGCTATGTCAACAAGGATATGTCCATCCAGGAGCTGGCGGTCTTGGTATCTGGGCAGAAGTAG